In a single window of the Methanofollis ethanolicus genome:
- a CDS encoding PAS domain S-box protein: MPCQREKSPQTSPASASAYGACERVHDQNRGEEKDPDRHCPNRANPESLLMSVAGTENLHTFLRSALTSALSTLDLSMGWVSLINGEESTVRVVCSSGIPATWLRDVEEIETDNPVYTATVSEGRPIFTTDCAMTCPEKVQTSGFASLASIPLCMGDRVIGALNLASTERHEFTQEERSVLITIGKGMDGTIREMTAEIISLGPAGRGPGNETSEYQTSVETYGHTPTISVIPGCGAAGRGGKGESPAPACRTRGDAAEMALIRREQILEAVNYAAERFLGASAWEDEIPGVLRRLGQATGASRVYIFKNTIDPVTGEVLMNQWQEWTGERTSREIENPALQGLPYRTEAPRWQEVLSGGGVVAGPVRTFPAIERAYLEPQGILSLVAAPIFVERQWWGFIGMDYCTEENLWSPAELDAIPAVGRLIGAAIQRTRAEEIYRKPVEKSLAGVFVVQDDLLKRVNPRFCEIFGFRGEELVENIRLSSFLSLKGRGEWDLLMKDPDASIHAELPGKTHDGCPIIVEVFCSSHLYEGKPAVVGTLVDITARKQAEYTLAKSEEKYREFFKNVTDAIIVTEIPTPEREVRILEANDAAVAMLGYPYDELLRVPLTNIVDADIRERVGEITRTLLSTRHFRVEGTYLSRDGRAVPVEVNLHLFAQDGQDVILSIAREITERKRIEEEAREAYQQIEKNMGQFAVLNDEIRNPLQGIIGIAALEESPMSPKIIELAREIDRIVSELDRGWIESDKVRDVLKRQYGLFDEGRGR; this comes from the coding sequence ATGCCCTGCCAGAGGGAAAAATCCCCACAAACATCTCCTGCTTCCGCTTCAGCGTACGGCGCCTGCGAAAGGGTCCATGACCAGAACAGAGGAGAAGAAAAAGACCCGGACAGACACTGCCCCAACCGTGCGAACCCGGAAAGCCTTCTCATGTCCGTAGCCGGGACAGAGAACCTGCACACCTTTCTTCGGTCGGCCCTGACGTCGGCCCTCAGCACACTGGACCTCTCGATGGGATGGGTCTCCCTCATCAATGGAGAGGAGAGTACGGTCAGGGTGGTCTGCAGTTCCGGCATCCCGGCGACATGGCTCAGGGACGTCGAAGAGATCGAAACCGACAACCCGGTTTATACTGCCACAGTCAGCGAAGGAAGGCCGATCTTCACCACGGACTGTGCCATGACATGCCCGGAAAAGGTCCAAACATCCGGGTTCGCCTCCCTTGCCAGCATCCCCCTTTGCATGGGGGACCGGGTGATCGGGGCGCTCAATCTGGCCAGCACGGAAAGGCATGAATTCACACAGGAAGAACGTTCAGTCCTCATAACCATCGGAAAGGGGATGGACGGCACCATCAGGGAGATGACCGCTGAGATCATCTCCCTCGGTCCCGCCGGGCGCGGACCTGGCAACGAGACATCAGAATACCAGACATCTGTCGAAACATATGGGCACACCCCGACAATATCCGTCATTCCAGGCTGCGGTGCTGCAGGGCGAGGCGGCAAGGGAGAGTCCCCCGCCCCGGCATGCAGGACACGGGGAGACGCCGCGGAAATGGCACTGATAAGGAGAGAACAGATACTGGAAGCGGTCAACTATGCCGCGGAAAGGTTCCTGGGCGCTTCGGCATGGGAAGACGAGATACCGGGCGTCCTCAGGCGACTTGGCCAGGCAACCGGAGCAAGCAGGGTCTATATATTCAAGAACACAATCGACCCGGTCACCGGCGAGGTTCTGATGAACCAGTGGCAGGAGTGGACAGGAGAGAGGACGTCACGAGAGATCGAAAACCCTGCCCTGCAGGGGTTGCCGTATCGCACCGAGGCCCCGCGGTGGCAGGAGGTCCTCTCAGGCGGGGGCGTCGTCGCCGGGCCTGTCCGGACCTTCCCCGCAATCGAACGTGCATATCTTGAGCCGCAGGGGATCCTCTCCCTTGTGGCGGCGCCGATCTTTGTGGAGAGGCAATGGTGGGGATTCATCGGCATGGACTACTGCACCGAAGAAAATCTCTGGTCACCTGCAGAACTGGATGCAATCCCTGCAGTGGGACGGCTTATCGGGGCGGCCATCCAGAGGACGAGAGCAGAGGAGATATACCGCAAGCCTGTCGAGAAATCTCTTGCAGGAGTCTTTGTTGTCCAGGACGACCTCCTGAAACGGGTCAACCCACGCTTCTGCGAGATCTTCGGTTTTAGAGGAGAAGAACTCGTTGAAAATATCAGGCTCAGTTCTTTCCTCTCCTTGAAGGGCAGGGGGGAGTGGGACCTCCTGATGAAGGATCCGGACGCGTCTATTCATGCAGAACTCCCAGGAAAGACACACGATGGGTGTCCTATCATCGTCGAGGTCTTCTGCTCGTCCCATCTCTACGAGGGGAAACCGGCAGTGGTCGGCACCCTCGTCGACATCACCGCACGGAAACAGGCAGAATACACCCTGGCAAAGAGCGAGGAAAAGTACAGGGAGTTCTTCAAAAACGTGACCGACGCGATCATCGTCACCGAGATACCGACACCGGAGAGAGAGGTCAGGATCCTTGAGGCAAACGACGCCGCCGTCGCGATGCTCGGGTATCCCTACGACGAACTGCTCCGGGTTCCCCTCACGAACATCGTTGACGCCGACATACGGGAACGTGTCGGCGAGATAACCCGGACCCTCCTCTCCACCAGACACTTCAGGGTCGAGGGGACGTACCTCAGCAGGGACGGGCGGGCCGTTCCCGTTGAGGTCAACCTCCACCTCTTCGCCCAGGACGGCCAGGACGTCATCCTCTCCATCGCACGGGAGATCACCGAGAGGAAGAGAATAGAGGAGGAGGCGCGGGAGGCCTATCAACAGATCGAAAAGAACATGGGGCAGTTCGCCGTCCTGAACGACGAGATCAGGAACCCCCTCCAGGGGATCATCGGAATTGCCGCACTTGAGGAATCGCCGATGTCCCCGAAGATCATCGAACTCGCGCGCGAGATCGACAGGATCGTCTCCGAACTCGACCGGGGATGGATCGAGTCTGACAAGGTGAGGGACGTGCTCAAAAGGCAATATGGCCTCTTCGATGAGGGGAGGGGACGGTGA
- a CDS encoding MFS transporter, giving the protein MSDLSPTENMSMDERRRGLRLVLQEGMVTQAMVTLTGGIFLVAFALQLGASNTIIGLLAAIPPLAELFQMPSVYLVTRIKNRRRLTVTASFLARSFWVVIAAIPFVVPTSAAIWALVGAMCCYSILSGISHCAWNSWIHDLLPQTEIGDFFSRRMRLSTILAIILSLAAAFFIDFWKTEAGGELTAYSVLFFGGYIAGMVGVYLLSRTPEPLIREEEAPKLRTILKEPASDRNFRNLLAFLGSWNFAINLAAPFFTVYMLQRLGMNIGWVIALAVLSQVASVASFKVWGHTADRLSHKSVLQISGPIFIIAILAWTFTTLPEPYFLTIPLLIIIHILTGISTAGVTLSTNYIGLKLAPQGHATSYIAAASITNYLAAGIAPIVGGLFADFFAAREASLTLTWTDPAGTIVLNTLDFQHWDFFFFFAFVIGLYSLHRLSAVHEEGEVKERIVIHELLAEVRREMRNLSTAGGLRTMIRPPVARILTSQEKKERGEAYDLESRISGVPEE; this is encoded by the coding sequence ATGTCAGATCTGAGCCCGACCGAGAACATGAGCATGGACGAGCGGAGGCGCGGACTCCGCCTCGTCCTGCAGGAGGGGATGGTCACCCAGGCGATGGTCACCCTCACCGGCGGGATCTTCCTCGTCGCCTTCGCCCTCCAGCTCGGGGCATCGAACACGATCATCGGGCTTCTCGCCGCCATTCCGCCTCTCGCGGAACTCTTCCAGATGCCGTCGGTCTACCTGGTGACGCGGATCAAGAACCGCCGGCGCCTCACGGTCACGGCCTCTTTCCTGGCACGATCATTCTGGGTCGTCATCGCCGCCATCCCCTTCGTCGTCCCGACGTCGGCAGCGATCTGGGCACTCGTCGGGGCGATGTGCTGCTACTCCATCCTCTCCGGGATCTCGCACTGCGCATGGAACTCATGGATCCACGACCTCCTGCCGCAGACCGAGATCGGGGACTTCTTCTCCAGGAGGATGCGCCTCTCCACCATCCTCGCCATCATCCTTTCCCTGGCCGCCGCTTTCTTCATCGACTTCTGGAAAACAGAGGCCGGGGGGGAACTCACCGCCTACTCCGTCCTCTTCTTCGGCGGCTACATCGCCGGGATGGTCGGCGTCTACCTCCTCTCCAGGACGCCCGAACCCCTGATCCGGGAGGAAGAGGCCCCGAAACTCCGCACGATCCTGAAGGAACCGGCCTCCGACAGGAACTTCCGGAACCTCCTCGCCTTCCTCGGCTCCTGGAACTTCGCCATCAACCTCGCCGCCCCCTTCTTCACCGTGTATATGCTCCAGAGACTTGGCATGAACATCGGGTGGGTGATCGCCCTCGCCGTGCTCAGCCAGGTCGCCTCGGTCGCCTCGTTCAAGGTGTGGGGGCATACCGCCGACCGCCTCAGTCATAAGTCCGTCCTCCAGATCAGCGGCCCGATCTTCATCATCGCGATCCTGGCATGGACCTTCACCACTCTCCCCGAGCCGTACTTCCTCACCATCCCCCTCCTCATCATCATTCACATCCTCACCGGCATCTCGACGGCAGGGGTCACCCTCTCCACCAACTACATCGGCCTCAAACTCGCTCCCCAGGGTCATGCCACCTCGTACATCGCCGCCGCGAGCATCACCAACTACCTTGCCGCGGGGATCGCCCCCATCGTCGGCGGGCTCTTTGCCGATTTTTTCGCCGCACGGGAGGCCTCCCTCACCCTCACCTGGACAGACCCGGCAGGCACGATCGTCCTGAACACCCTCGACTTCCAGCACTGGGACTTCTTCTTCTTCTTCGCCTTCGTCATCGGACTGTATTCCCTCCACCGGCTCTCGGCCGTCCATGAAGAAGGGGAGGTGAAGGAGAGGATCGTCATCCACGAACTCCTCGCAGAAGTGCGGCGGGAGATGCGCAACCTCTCGACTGCAGGAGGGCTGCGGACGATGATACGGCCGCCTGTCGCCAGGATACTCACGTCACAGGAGAAAAAAGAGAGGGGAGAAGCATATGATCTGGAGAGCAGGATTTCAGGCGTTCCGGAAGAGTGA
- a CDS encoding DUF2115 domain-containing protein produces MPDPTDRINAAADRLARCRSRGDLAEAIAAEAERYTLFDLQQIGGGVKREVDRLPEPYRSRVRPYFEAQLFGAYHRLMLGHRSGSFARDDGPIQERDRFDAFVILIVPGCLDDGDTDFGLKNPHHTLFYYLMAGFAMFVEGGPGHPVGTPFPGGFVVEKKGEYYYCPIREKEEAVLFSICNVCPAKQMEGV; encoded by the coding sequence ATGCCCGACCCCACCGACCGCATCAATGCCGCTGCCGACCGCCTTGCCCGGTGCAGGAGCCGCGGCGACCTTGCGGAGGCGATCGCCGCCGAGGCGGAGAGGTACACCCTTTTCGACCTCCAGCAGATCGGCGGGGGGGTGAAGAGGGAGGTTGACCGCCTCCCCGAACCATACCGGTCCCGCGTGCGGCCGTACTTCGAGGCGCAACTCTTCGGCGCCTACCACCGCCTGATGCTCGGCCACCGTTCAGGATCTTTTGCACGTGATGACGGCCCGATACAGGAGCGGGACCGTTTCGACGCGTTCGTCATCCTCATCGTCCCGGGATGTCTGGACGACGGGGATACGGACTTCGGCCTGAAAAATCCCCACCACACACTCTTCTACTACCTGATGGCGGGCTTTGCGATGTTTGTCGAGGGGGGGCCGGGGCACCCTGTCGGCACACCCTTCCCCGGCGGCTTTGTCGTCGAAAAAAAGGGGGAATACTATTACTGTCCGATCCGGGAGAAGGAGGAGGCGGTGCTCTTCTCCATCTGCAATGTCTGTCCGGCGAAGCAGATGGAGGGGGTGTGA
- a CDS encoding glycosyltransferase has product MIIPAYNEETRIRSVLTTFIQAFSGHEIIVVCDGADRTADIVDEVSKENPMTRLLRYQERLGKGGAIIEGFRASHGQKIGFADADESAEPAEIKGMFDALDGADGLIGSRRLKGSKITIKQPLVRRVASRAFNIVFVRILFGLPFRDTQCGAKVFTREAVMDIIDDLEGRGFETDLEILWRLEQKGYRVREYPITWKHSEGSTFRLSYSWKMFVSLMKIRWG; this is encoded by the coding sequence GTGATCATACCCGCATATAACGAAGAGACCAGGATCAGGTCGGTCCTCACTACTTTTATTCAGGCTTTTTCCGGGCACGAGATCATCGTCGTCTGCGACGGGGCCGACCGCACTGCGGATATCGTCGATGAGGTCTCGAAGGAGAATCCGATGACCAGACTCCTGCGATATCAGGAGCGCCTGGGAAAGGGAGGTGCGATCATCGAGGGCTTCAGGGCGTCGCACGGACAGAAGATTGGTTTTGCCGATGCCGACGAGTCGGCCGAACCCGCCGAGATAAAGGGGATGTTCGATGCCCTGGACGGAGCAGACGGGTTGATCGGTTCGCGGAGACTGAAGGGATCAAAGATCACCATCAAACAACCTCTGGTGCGGAGGGTCGCAAGCAGGGCATTTAATATCGTCTTCGTGCGCATCCTCTTCGGCCTTCCCTTCAGGGACACGCAATGCGGCGCGAAGGTGTTCACGAGGGAGGCGGTCATGGATATCATCGACGACCTCGAGGGGAGGGGCTTTGAAACCGACCTCGAGATCCTGTGGCGCCTGGAACAGAAAGGGTATCGGGTGAGGGAGTATCCGATCACCTGGAAACACTCGGAAGGGTCGACTTTCAGATTGTCGTATTCGTGGAAGATGTTTGTCAGCCTCATGAAGATCCGGTGGGGATGA
- a CDS encoding glycosyltransferase family 2 protein yields the protein MGRSPPALSVVLPSLNEEETIADCITKIRQVFADLGIEGEIIIADSSRDRTPEIAASLGAIVVRPEKMGYGNAYLAGLARARGTYVVIGDADNTYDFLEIPQLLVPLDAGADMVLGSRLRGTILPGAMPALHRHVGNPVLTWLLNRVFHTHISDSHTGFRAIRRDALECLHLKTGGMEFASEMIIEAAIAGLRIEEVPITYHPRLTPSKLQSFSDGWRHVRFMLLYRPVPFLAVPGLFFAFFGLSLMLLFLVRGDVETYRFHSFILASLAFIGGLEGMLMGLIIRVFSTVHGYGRQSAAISRLLNYNILEWGIAGGGLMMTAGVIVGLGIVYQWAAAGFGSLFQIANAVWALALFLAGIQVLFAAVFVSMMLLKADQKED from the coding sequence ATGGGCAGATCTCCTCCAGCGCTTTCTGTGGTCCTTCCGTCCCTGAACGAAGAAGAGACCATCGCCGACTGCATCACAAAGATCAGGCAGGTCTTTGCAGACCTCGGTATCGAGGGGGAGATCATCATCGCCGATTCGTCCCGGGACCGGACCCCCGAGATTGCGGCCTCTCTCGGGGCCATCGTCGTCAGGCCCGAGAAGATGGGCTATGGCAACGCGTATCTTGCCGGTCTCGCACGGGCACGCGGGACGTACGTCGTCATCGGGGACGCCGACAACACCTACGACTTTCTTGAGATCCCGCAACTACTGGTGCCGCTGGATGCCGGGGCCGACATGGTGCTCGGCTCGCGTCTCCGGGGGACGATCCTCCCGGGCGCCATGCCCGCCCTCCACCGCCATGTCGGCAACCCCGTCCTGACCTGGCTCCTGAACCGGGTCTTCCACACCCACATCTCAGACTCCCATACGGGCTTTCGTGCGATCCGGCGGGACGCCCTGGAGTGCCTCCACCTGAAGACCGGGGGGATGGAGTTCGCATCCGAGATGATCATCGAGGCGGCGATCGCCGGACTCCGCATCGAAGAGGTGCCGATCACCTACCACCCCCGCCTCACCCCCTCGAAACTCCAGAGTTTCTCCGACGGCTGGCGGCATGTCAGGTTCATGCTCCTCTACCGGCCCGTGCCGTTCCTCGCGGTCCCGGGCCTCTTCTTCGCCTTTTTCGGCCTCTCGCTGATGCTTCTCTTCCTTGTGCGGGGCGATGTCGAGACCTACCGCTTCCACTCCTTCATCCTTGCGTCCCTGGCCTTCATCGGCGGGCTGGAGGGCATGCTGATGGGGCTCATCATCAGGGTCTTCTCCACTGTCCACGGCTATGGGCGGCAGAGTGCGGCCATATCGAGGCTGCTGAACTACAATATCCTGGAGTGGGGGATCGCCGGCGGCGGTCTCATGATGACGGCCGGCGTCATCGTCGGCCTCGGCATCGTCTACCAGTGGGCCGCCGCGGGCTTCGGTTCCCTCTTCCAGATCGCGAATGCAGTCTGGGCCCTCGCCCTCTTCCTCGCCGGGATCCAGGTTCTCTTTGCGGCTGTCTTCGTCAGCATGATGCTCCTCAAGGCTGATCAAAAAGAGGATTGA
- a CDS encoding oligosaccharyl transferase, archaeosortase A system-associated, with translation MSQNIGGGSRKKQTILIILLFVFMLVALWLRSLPAAYLVRDGVTVVIGSDTWYTLRQIEAMAAHYPLYSWFDPMTAYPTGKEIGWGPLFPFIAATACVLTGATARPDFIYVAAWVPPLLGAAMVPVIYLLGRQLESWKTGIIAAGLIPFVSLAFYYRSVFGFVDHHVSEVLFSTLFCLCSITALGYASGLSFPSPDSAVLRNAFLLSAAAGVAYLLGLLNAPTMVLFALIAGAFTVLQFVREHGEGRHGEYLLLVNGVAFGIPALYMLLFGVKTNVLSFTTYSVAHPIAYLMLIAATAALYALSRVLTGKTWEYPAAIGALGIGSIVLLGVVNPVLSGMFWQNLTTFFGTVHETSLIREMEPWNAALAWTSLNYGLILLVGGLGVLGYRTLKSTRPESLFVLVWSALILVAAVQHIRYEYYLSAVAALLAALVIAAAVEYGGRETVGYLRGFGGGKKRTEPLKKGSKKKVPAKKTHPGKMAAFIVVIVLAAAFVVTSAGNDITLGSHAESTAIVSNEWQETLTWLGTHTPDPGVNVLGVYEKETFQYPEQAYGVMAWWDFGHWITYLAGRIPNTNPFQDNVIGPGGAATFFMATTEDEAEDAVGVAGSRYIITDGRTMTGKFATIASWINPGAGMRPYARGFLPPNAARTEGQKIAWVYDAPYYHTMAIRLQILDGSMTEPSDAYCIAYDNITLATRGYPQIRQVFRGPLDEIREKAEVYTLSAPAGQGAVVLSDSPTLPLDTVPALGHYRLIYESSADVATSIKVFEHVPGAVVKGEGVVELPLVTNSGRAFTYRQQSMNGTFVLPYATESENGGVRATGPYRIAGTDTTFTATDEAVLSG, from the coding sequence ATGTCCCAGAATATCGGGGGGGGTTCCCGCAAGAAACAGACGATTCTTATCATCCTCCTTTTCGTCTTCATGCTCGTCGCACTCTGGCTACGAAGTCTGCCCGCGGCGTACCTCGTCAGGGACGGCGTGACCGTCGTCATCGGTTCGGACACCTGGTACACGCTCAGGCAGATCGAGGCAATGGCCGCCCATTATCCCCTGTACTCCTGGTTCGACCCGATGACCGCCTACCCCACGGGCAAAGAGATCGGCTGGGGCCCGCTCTTCCCCTTCATCGCCGCAACCGCGTGCGTCCTCACCGGGGCGACGGCACGGCCGGACTTCATCTATGTAGCCGCATGGGTCCCGCCCCTCCTCGGGGCGGCGATGGTGCCGGTGATATACCTCCTCGGGCGGCAGTTAGAGTCCTGGAAGACCGGGATCATCGCTGCAGGTCTGATCCCCTTCGTATCCCTGGCATTCTACTACCGTTCGGTCTTCGGTTTCGTCGACCACCACGTGAGCGAGGTGCTCTTCAGCACGCTCTTCTGTCTCTGCTCTATCACGGCGCTGGGGTACGCCTCAGGGCTCTCCTTCCCGTCTCCTGACAGCGCAGTCCTCAGGAACGCATTCCTTCTCTCGGCGGCGGCAGGCGTGGCATATCTCCTCGGCCTGCTGAACGCCCCCACGATGGTCCTCTTCGCCCTCATTGCCGGGGCATTCACCGTCCTCCAGTTCGTGCGGGAGCACGGAGAGGGACGGCACGGCGAGTACCTCCTGCTCGTCAACGGTGTCGCCTTCGGCATCCCGGCCCTGTATATGCTGCTCTTCGGGGTCAAGACAAACGTCCTCTCCTTCACGACCTACTCGGTCGCCCACCCCATCGCCTACCTGATGCTGATCGCGGCGACCGCGGCCCTGTACGCCCTTTCCCGCGTGCTCACCGGGAAGACGTGGGAGTATCCCGCGGCGATCGGTGCACTCGGGATCGGGTCGATTGTTCTCCTCGGCGTCGTCAACCCTGTACTGTCCGGGATGTTCTGGCAGAACCTGACGACCTTCTTCGGGACAGTCCACGAGACCTCGCTCATCAGGGAGATGGAGCCCTGGAACGCGGCACTCGCATGGACGAGCCTGAACTATGGCCTCATCCTCCTCGTCGGCGGCCTCGGGGTCCTCGGGTACCGCACACTCAAGAGCACAAGGCCGGAGTCCCTCTTCGTCCTGGTCTGGTCGGCCCTCATCCTGGTGGCCGCGGTCCAGCATATCAGGTACGAGTACTACCTCTCGGCCGTCGCCGCCCTCCTTGCGGCACTCGTCATCGCCGCCGCCGTTGAGTACGGCGGGCGGGAGACGGTCGGCTACCTCCGCGGATTCGGGGGGGGGAAAAAGAGAACGGAACCCTTAAAGAAGGGATCAAAAAAGAAAGTGCCCGCAAAAAAAACCCATCCGGGAAAGATGGCGGCATTCATCGTGGTCATCGTCCTTGCCGCCGCCTTCGTCGTCACCTCTGCCGGCAACGACATCACCCTCGGGAGCCATGCAGAGAGCACCGCCATCGTCTCGAACGAGTGGCAGGAGACCCTGACGTGGCTGGGCACACACACACCCGACCCGGGCGTGAACGTCCTCGGGGTCTATGAGAAGGAGACCTTCCAGTATCCTGAGCAGGCCTACGGGGTCATGGCATGGTGGGACTTCGGCCACTGGATCACGTATCTTGCGGGGCGTATCCCCAACACCAACCCCTTCCAGGACAATGTCATCGGCCCGGGCGGCGCGGCCACCTTCTTCATGGCGACGACCGAGGACGAGGCCGAGGACGCGGTCGGGGTGGCGGGGTCGCGCTATATCATCACCGACGGCAGGACCATGACAGGAAAGTTCGCCACCATCGCGTCCTGGATAAATCCCGGAGCAGGGATGCGCCCGTACGCGCGCGGTTTCCTGCCGCCGAACGCCGCCCGGACAGAAGGACAGAAGATAGCGTGGGTCTATGACGCTCCCTACTATCACACGATGGCGATCAGGTTGCAGATACTGGACGGGTCGATGACAGAACCGTCAGACGCCTATTGCATCGCATATGACAACATCACGCTCGCCACGCGGGGGTACCCCCAGATCAGGCAGGTGTTCCGCGGGCCGCTGGACGAGATCAGGGAGAAGGCCGAGGTGTATACCCTCAGCGCACCGGCGGGACAGGGCGCCGTCGTGCTCAGCGACAGCCCGACCCTGCCCCTCGACACGGTCCCGGCCCTCGGACACTACCGGTTGATCTATGAGTCGTCGGCAGATGTGGCGACGAGCATCAAGGTCTTCGAGCATGTGCCGGGTGCAGTCGTGAAAGGAGAGGGTGTCGTCGAGCTGCCCCTTGTCACAAACAGCGGCCGTGCATTCACCTACAGGCAGCAGAGCATGAACGGGACATTTGTCCTGCCGTATGCCACCGAAAGCGAGAACGGCGGCGTCAGGGCGACGGGGCCGTACAGGATCGCCGGAACAGACACCACCTTCACGGCGACGGACGAGGCTGTCCTCTCCGGGTAA
- a CDS encoding glycosyltransferase family 4 protein — MVRRDVILQPMKIAYVYDAVYPYVMGGVEKRIREVSTRLAARGHEVHLYGMTFWDGPDTIEEDGVVLHGVCAPLPFYAGGRRSVAQALRFGQAVLGPLRASGADLIDCQNFPYFSCISARAAASAGKVPLVITWHEVWGEYWQEYLGRKGVAGRAVERFVATLPDRHIAVSPSTASALAGLGVREGVEVVPNGIDLARIAAVPPAAESTDVIFVGRLIREKHADLLVEALARVREEVPDLRAVIVGDGPERASVERRVHDLGLGGSVFFTGFLPDDTSVIAAMKASKVFVLPSTREGFGIAALEAMACGLPVVTADHPGNAVRDLVEEGVNGFVCGLSAEEIAARVLFILQGWVDLKKSSQNEAGRYAWDAIVCHLESLYKNI; from the coding sequence ATGGTCCGGAGGGACGTGATCCTTCAGCCCATGAAGATCGCCTATGTCTATGATGCCGTCTACCCGTACGTGATGGGGGGCGTCGAAAAGCGGATCAGGGAGGTCTCCACCCGGCTTGCGGCGCGGGGCCACGAGGTCCACCTCTATGGCATGACGTTCTGGGACGGCCCCGACACGATCGAGGAGGACGGCGTGGTGCTCCACGGCGTCTGTGCGCCTCTGCCGTTCTATGCAGGCGGGAGGAGATCTGTTGCGCAGGCCCTCCGCTTCGGGCAGGCGGTCCTCGGCCCCCTCCGCGCCTCTGGAGCCGATCTCATCGACTGCCAGAACTTTCCGTACTTCTCCTGCATCTCGGCGCGGGCGGCGGCCTCTGCCGGGAAGGTCCCCCTGGTCATCACCTGGCACGAAGTCTGGGGCGAGTACTGGCAGGAGTACCTCGGCCGGAAGGGCGTCGCCGGAAGGGCGGTCGAGAGGTTTGTTGCAACTCTGCCCGACCGCCACATCGCGGTCTCTCCCTCCACGGCGTCGGCCCTCGCAGGCCTCGGGGTCAGGGAGGGGGTCGAGGTCGTCCCGAACGGCATCGACCTCGCCCGCATCGCGGCGGTGCCGCCAGCGGCCGAGAGCACCGATGTCATCTTCGTCGGGAGACTGATCCGGGAGAAGCATGCCGACCTCCTCGTCGAGGCCCTGGCCCGGGTCAGGGAGGAGGTCCCCGACCTCAGGGCCGTTATCGTCGGTGACGGTCCGGAGAGGGCGAGCGTGGAGCGACGGGTGCACGACCTCGGGCTTGGCGGTTCGGTATTCTTCACCGGTTTTCTCCCCGACGACACGTCTGTCATCGCCGCGATGAAGGCCTCGAAGGTCTTTGTCCTCCCCTCGACGCGGGAGGGCTTCGGGATCGCGGCCCTGGAGGCGATGGCCTGCGGCCTCCCTGTGGTGACGGCGGACCACCCCGGCAATGCCGTGCGGGACCTGGTGGAAGAGGGGGTGAACGGTTTTGTCTGTGGCCTCTCGGCCGAAGAGATCGCGGCGCGAGTGCTTTTTATCCTGCAGGGCTGGGTTGATCTTAAAAAAAGCTCGCAGAACGAGGCAGGACGATATGCCTGGGACGCCATAGTGTGTCATCTCGAATCTCTGTATAAAAATATATAG